One Engraulis encrasicolus isolate BLACKSEA-1 chromosome 5, IST_EnEncr_1.0, whole genome shotgun sequence DNA segment encodes these proteins:
- the LOC134448956 gene encoding acidic leucine-rich nuclear phosphoprotein 32 family member E-like gives MDLKKRIEKEVGARAPEEVYELVVDDSRTSDGEVVGLTDEYKELEFLSMVNIGLSSLAKMPSLPKLRKLDISDNTISGGLETLTQKCPQLNYLVLSGNKIKESKSVEVLKNLKGLKRLDLFNCELTSQADYRETIFELLPQLTFLDGYDQDDNEDEEEDGDGPDDDEDEDDEDDEGSEGDEVGLSYLMKEGIQDEEDDDDYVEEEEDDVEDEDGVAHGEKRKRDPDDEGDDDEDDD, from the exons ATGGACCTGAAGAAGAGAATAGAAAAAGAAGTTGGCGCTCGGGCACCAGAGGAG GTGTACGAGCTGGTGGTAGATGACAGCCGCACTAgcgatggggaggtggtgggcctGACAGACGAGTACAAAGAGCTGGAGTTCCTGAGCATGGTGAACATCGGCCTCAGCTCCCTGGCCAAGATGCCCTCGCTGCCCAAGCTACGCAAG CTGGACATCAGCGATAACACTATCTCAGGGGGACTGGAGACCTTGACGCAGAAGTGTCCCCAGCTGAACTACCTGGTGCTTAGTGGAAACAAGATCAAGGAGTCCAAATCAGTGGAAGTACtg AAAAACCTGAAGGGTCTGAAGCGTCTAGACCTGTTCAATTGTGAGCTGACTTCCCAGGCAGACTACAGAGAGACCATCTTTGAGCTTCTACCCCAGCTCACCTTCCTAGATGGGTACGACCAGGATGACAacgaag acgaggaagaggatggggatggtcctgacgatgatgaagatgaggatgatgaggatgatgaaggcTCAGAGGGCGATGAGGTGGGCCTGTCCTACCTCATGAAAGAGGGCATCCAG gatgaggaagatgatgatgactatgtagaagaggaagaggacgatgTGGAGG ATGAAGACGGCGTAGCTcacggagagaagaggaagagggacccagatgatgagggtgatgatgacgaagatgatGACTGA